A window from Primulina huaijiensis isolate GDHJ02 chromosome 11, ASM1229523v2, whole genome shotgun sequence encodes these proteins:
- the LOC140988922 gene encoding ion channel CASTOR-like: MLIFAMMLSLVSDIISEKFDSLRKGKSEAVEQNHTLILGWSDNLGPLLNQLAIANESLGGGIVVDMAYRDKEEMELAIAKMEFQFRGTSVICRSGGPLILADLKKVSVSKARAIIVLVEDVNVDHVSPIED; the protein is encoded by the exons ATGCTTATATTTGCAATGATGCTTAGTCTTGTTTCTGATATTATTTCTGAGAAGTTTGACTCACTCAGGAAAGGAAAAAGTGAAGCCGTGGAGCAAAATCACACTCTCATCCTTGGGTGGAGTGATAATTTG GGACCATTGTTAAATCAACTTGCCATAGCCAATGAGAGTTTGGGCGGAGGAATAGTGGTTGACATGGCTTACCGCGACAAAGAAGAGATGGAGCTTGCCATTGCTAAGATGGAATTTCAGTTTAGAGGAACATCAGTGATATGCAGAAGTGGAGGTCCTCTTATATTAGCTGACTTGAAAAAA GTATCTGTTTCTAAAGCTCGTGCTATAATTGTCCTCGTCGAAGATGTAAATGTTGATCATGTGAGCCCAATTGAGGATTGA
- the LOC140988184 gene encoding VQ motif-containing protein 9-like, which produces MDKGFGSSTSNSEMYLKQVSKNSHKIAKPVRKPLPAVAASAVAAPILEPNTQQPPVYNINKNDFRDVVQKLTGSPSHERFPTPPPVSQPRPSSSRLQKIRPPPLAQIGNCPPQLTPVVPRPPNDTDQRAVGQLLPPLPPLPSVHPAAESPISAYMRFIQSSSIPSAPSPLWNGVAAAGPRPDSLIPLNEVGQRGAHPQPLSQLQPIESPISTYMRFLQSSANTTPAALPRWNGVGPPLPHSPPPHTQQQTPPVQSSSSPYAMLSPSIYIYTNSLFMSKGLSM; this is translated from the coding sequence ATGGATAAAGGATTTGGTTCTTCGACTAGCAACAGCGAAATGTACTTGAAACAAGTCAGCAAGAATTCGCACAAGATTGCGAAGCCTGTGCGGAAGCCTCTACCCGCGGTAGCTGCTTCTGCTGTGGCGGCGCCGATTCTTGAGCCTAATACGCAGCAGCCACCGGTGTATAACATCAACAAGAACGACTTTCGAGACGTCGTTCAGAAGCTCACGGGCTCGCCGTCCCATGAACGTTTTCCTACGCCGCCGCCAGTCTCGCAGCCGAGGCCGTCCAGCTCACGACTACAGAAGATCCGTCCCCCACCTTTGGCCCAAATTGGCAACTGCCCACCGCAGCTGACTCCGGTGGTTCCTCGTCCTCCTAACGATACTGATCAACGGGCAGTGGGGCAGCTCTTACCGCCGCTGCCTCCTTTGCCATCTGTGCATCCGGCGGCGGAGTCACCTATTTCTGCCTACATGCGTTTTATCCAGAGCTCTTCTATCCCATCTGCTCCGTCGCCTTTGTGGAACGGTGTGGCCGCGGCTGGACCTCGTCCCGATTCTCTCATACCTCTTAACGAAGTTGGTCAACGGGGAGCCCACCCTCAACCCTTATCGCAGCTACAGCCAATAGAATCCCCGATCTCTACTTACATGCGTTTTCTCCAGAGCTCGGCAAACACCACGCCTGCTGCTTTGCCACGGTGGAATGGTGTCGGTCCGCCATTGCCTCATTCTCCACCTCCCCACACACAGCAACAGACGCCGCCTGTGCAATCATCTTCTTCTCCGTACGCTATGCTCTCtcctagtatatatatatataccaactCATTGTTCATGTCAAAGGGCTTATCTATGTGA
- the LOC140988518 gene encoding non-classical arabinogalactan protein 30-like has product MRFQSPINPLPSATVKPHTEQHTARKQWLLLISYALLLLQFSVVLANDIHISPATAPVPSHDNLAPSPPPSPPPKVAVQGVVYCKSCKYVGEDTLQDAAPLVGAKVKLRCGYIKETAKTDENGYFFFMPPNLTLFKTHKCKVFLLSSPIRGCNAATNLHDGASGATPVLSSETPSLVLFNVGPFAFEPRRKCH; this is encoded by the exons atgCGCTTCCAGAGCCCTATAAATCCACTCCCAAGTGCAACAGTGAAACCCCACACCGAGCAACACACAGCCCGAAAACAATGGCTTCTCCTCATTTCTTATGCTCTACTTCTTCTACAGTTTTCTGTAGTATTAGCTaatgatattcatatttcgCCGGCTACGGCCCCCGTGCCATCTCACGACAATCTCGCCCCTTCGCCTCCACCATCACCACCTCCTAAGGTTGCTGTTCAGGGTGTTGTGTACTGCAAGTCCTGCAAATACGTTGGAGAGGACACACTCCAGGATGCTGCACCTCTTGTTG GAGCGAAGGTAAAGCTACGATGTGGCTACATAAAGGAGACAGCCAAGACGGACGAGAACGGGTATTTCTTCTTCATGCCGCCGAATCTGACGCTTTTCAAAACCCATAAATGCAAGGTATTCTTACTCTCCTCCCCCATCCGGGGATGCAACGCCGCCACCAATCTCCATGATGGAGCCAGCGGCGCAACCCCTGTGCTATCCTCTGAGACGCCGTCTTTGGTGCTCTTCAATGTTGGACCCTTCGCCTTTGAGCCCCGCAGGAAATGTCACTAA